In Musa acuminata AAA Group cultivar baxijiao chromosome BXJ2-8, Cavendish_Baxijiao_AAA, whole genome shotgun sequence, one genomic interval encodes:
- the LOC135581231 gene encoding magnesium transporter MRS2-11, chloroplastic-like isoform X3, with the protein MAVAASSSSSSSSLIIVFLDLPRLLRQNHPSASHSPLRCPPAKNPSRSARRTKLLVPAAAFNPLLPSLRRKLTPPPSRSLADDRSGDDGAAVVEYVADGVDNGSSRAVGIGARPGSPRPQRSAGSADSISLGIKEPVYEVIEVKSDGTMYTKKINRRQLLKSSGLRPRDVRSVDPSLWLMNSMPSLLVREQAILLNLGTLRAIAMHECVLIFDYNRKGGKAFLKSLLPRLNPRNMNVGCAMPFALEVASLLEVLPNRLTADVLEQLRLSKQTLVELGSKAGALKQMLLDLLEDPHEIRRICIMGRNCTVRRGTSYMECSVPLDKQTAEEEEEEIEMLLENYLQRCESCHGQAERLLDSAKEMEDSIAVNLSSRRLEVSRVELLLQVGAFCVSVGALVAGIFGMNLKSYLEEKVCAFWLTTAGIIIGAVAAFFVVYSYLKSRRIF; encoded by the exons ATGGCGGTTGccgcttcttcctcttcttcatcgtCTTCTCTTATCATCGTTTTCCTAGATTTGCCTCGTCTCCTCCGCCAGAACCACCCTTCTGCTTCTCACTCTCCTCTGCGCTGCCCTCCTGCTAAGAATCCGTCAAGAAGCGCAAGGAGGACCAAGCTTCTCGTCCCTGCTGCCGCCTTCAACCCCCTGCTCCCGTCGCTGAGACGGAAACTAACACCGCCGCCGTCGAGATCGTTGGCTGATGACCGAAGTGGCGACGACGGCGCGGCGGTCGTGGAGTATGTGGCGGATGGCGTCGACAACGGCTCGAGCCGCGCGGTCGGTATCGGTGCTCGTCCGGGGTCGCCACGACCGCAGAGGAGTGCGGGCTCTGCGGATTCGATCTCGTTGGGCATCAAAGAACCTGTCTATGAG GTGATCGAAGTAAAATCAGATGGGACAATGTACACGAAAAAGATCAATAGGAGACAACTCTTGAAGTCAAGTG GTCTTCGGCCGAGGGATGTCAGGAGTGTCGACCCATCATTATGGTTGATGAATTCAATGCCTTCTTTGCTG GTAAGGGAGCAGGCTATATTGTTGAACCTTGGTACTTTACGAGCGATTGCTATGCATGAATGTGTTCTTATATTTGATTACAACCG AAAAGGTGGCAAAGCCTTTCTGAAGTCATTGTTGCCTCGCTTGAATCCTAGAAACATGAATGTAGGTTGTGCCATGCCTTTTGCACTTGAG GTGGCTTCATTACTTGAAGTTCTGCCCAATAGATTAACAGCTGATGTGTTGGAGCAGCTTCGTCTTAGTAAACAGACCTTG GTTGAGCTAGGCTCAAAGGCGGGAGCTCTAAAACAGATGCTGCTCGATCTTCTTGAGGATCCCCATGAAATTCGCCGCATTTGTATAATGGGTCGCAACTGTACAGTTCGGCGTGGAACCAGTTACATGGAATGCTCCGTTCCATTAGACAAGCAGACCGCTGAAG aagaagaagaagaaattgaaaTGCTCTTGGAGAATTATCTTCAAAG ATGTGAATCCTGCCATGGTCAAGCTGAAAGACTTCTTGATTCTGCAAAAGAAATGGAAGACTCAATTGCTGTGAACTTAAG CTCCCGTCGACTAGAGGTTAGTCGAGTGGAGCTACTTCTCCAGGTTGGCGCATTCTGTGTTTCGGTTGGCGCTTTAGTAGCAG GAATATTTGGCATGAACTTGAAATCCTACCTTGAGGAGAAAGTG TGTGCATTTTGGCTGACAACGGCAGGGATAATAATCGGAGCAGTAGCCGCATTTTTCGTTGTGTATTCTTACCTGAAGTCTAGAAGAATATTTTAG
- the LOC135581231 gene encoding magnesium transporter MRS2-11, chloroplastic-like isoform X1 — MAVAASSSSSSSSLIIVFLDLPRLLRQNHPSASHSPLRCPPAKNPSRSARRTKLLVPAAAFNPLLPSLRRKLTPPPSRSLADDRSGDDGAAVVEYVADGVDNGSSRAVGIGARPGSPRPQRSAGSADSISLGIKEPVYEVIEVKSDGTMYTKKINRRQLLKSSGLRPRDVRSVDPSLWLMNSMPSLLVREQAILLNLGTLRAIAMHECVLIFDYNRKGGKAFLKSLLPRLNPRNMNVGCAMPFALEVVEAALLSRIQRLEQKLMEVEPRVASLLEVLPNRLTADVLEQLRLSKQTLVELGSKAGALKQMLLDLLEDPHEIRRICIMGRNCTVRRGTSYMECSVPLDKQTAEEEEEEIEMLLENYLQRCESCHGQAERLLDSAKEMEDSIAVNLSSRRLEVSRVELLLQVGAFCVSVGALVAGIFGMNLKSYLEEKVCAFWLTTAGIIIGAVAAFFVVYSYLKSRRIF, encoded by the exons ATGGCGGTTGccgcttcttcctcttcttcatcgtCTTCTCTTATCATCGTTTTCCTAGATTTGCCTCGTCTCCTCCGCCAGAACCACCCTTCTGCTTCTCACTCTCCTCTGCGCTGCCCTCCTGCTAAGAATCCGTCAAGAAGCGCAAGGAGGACCAAGCTTCTCGTCCCTGCTGCCGCCTTCAACCCCCTGCTCCCGTCGCTGAGACGGAAACTAACACCGCCGCCGTCGAGATCGTTGGCTGATGACCGAAGTGGCGACGACGGCGCGGCGGTCGTGGAGTATGTGGCGGATGGCGTCGACAACGGCTCGAGCCGCGCGGTCGGTATCGGTGCTCGTCCGGGGTCGCCACGACCGCAGAGGAGTGCGGGCTCTGCGGATTCGATCTCGTTGGGCATCAAAGAACCTGTCTATGAG GTGATCGAAGTAAAATCAGATGGGACAATGTACACGAAAAAGATCAATAGGAGACAACTCTTGAAGTCAAGTG GTCTTCGGCCGAGGGATGTCAGGAGTGTCGACCCATCATTATGGTTGATGAATTCAATGCCTTCTTTGCTG GTAAGGGAGCAGGCTATATTGTTGAACCTTGGTACTTTACGAGCGATTGCTATGCATGAATGTGTTCTTATATTTGATTACAACCG AAAAGGTGGCAAAGCCTTTCTGAAGTCATTGTTGCCTCGCTTGAATCCTAGAAACATGAATGTAGGTTGTGCCATGCCTTTTGCACTTGAG GTTGTTGAAGCTGCATTATTGTCTCGAATACAACGATTGGAGCAGAAATTAATGGAGGTTGAACCTCGT GTGGCTTCATTACTTGAAGTTCTGCCCAATAGATTAACAGCTGATGTGTTGGAGCAGCTTCGTCTTAGTAAACAGACCTTG GTTGAGCTAGGCTCAAAGGCGGGAGCTCTAAAACAGATGCTGCTCGATCTTCTTGAGGATCCCCATGAAATTCGCCGCATTTGTATAATGGGTCGCAACTGTACAGTTCGGCGTGGAACCAGTTACATGGAATGCTCCGTTCCATTAGACAAGCAGACCGCTGAAG aagaagaagaagaaattgaaaTGCTCTTGGAGAATTATCTTCAAAG ATGTGAATCCTGCCATGGTCAAGCTGAAAGACTTCTTGATTCTGCAAAAGAAATGGAAGACTCAATTGCTGTGAACTTAAG CTCCCGTCGACTAGAGGTTAGTCGAGTGGAGCTACTTCTCCAGGTTGGCGCATTCTGTGTTTCGGTTGGCGCTTTAGTAGCAG GAATATTTGGCATGAACTTGAAATCCTACCTTGAGGAGAAAGTG TGTGCATTTTGGCTGACAACGGCAGGGATAATAATCGGAGCAGTAGCCGCATTTTTCGTTGTGTATTCTTACCTGAAGTCTAGAAGAATATTTTAG
- the LOC135581231 gene encoding magnesium transporter MRS2-11, chloroplastic-like isoform X2, whose translation MAVAASSSSSSSSLIIVFLDLPRLLRQNHPSASHSPLRCPPAKNPSRSARRTKLLVPAAAFNPLLPSLRRKLTPPPSRSLADDRSGDDGAAVVEYVADGVDNGSSRAVGIGARPGSPRPQRSAGSADSISLGIKEPVYEVIEVKSDGTMYTKKINRRQLLKSSGLRPRDVRSVDPSLWLMNSMPSLLVREQAILLNLGTLRAIAMHECVLIFDYNRKGGKAFLKSLLPRLNPRNMNVGCAMPFALEVVEAALLSRIQRLEQKLMEVEPRVASLLEVLPNRLTADVLEQLRLSKQTLVELGSKAGALKQMLLDLLEDPHEIRRICIMGRNCTVRRGTSYMECSVPLDKQTAEEEEEIEMLLENYLQRCESCHGQAERLLDSAKEMEDSIAVNLSSRRLEVSRVELLLQVGAFCVSVGALVAGIFGMNLKSYLEEKVCAFWLTTAGIIIGAVAAFFVVYSYLKSRRIF comes from the exons ATGGCGGTTGccgcttcttcctcttcttcatcgtCTTCTCTTATCATCGTTTTCCTAGATTTGCCTCGTCTCCTCCGCCAGAACCACCCTTCTGCTTCTCACTCTCCTCTGCGCTGCCCTCCTGCTAAGAATCCGTCAAGAAGCGCAAGGAGGACCAAGCTTCTCGTCCCTGCTGCCGCCTTCAACCCCCTGCTCCCGTCGCTGAGACGGAAACTAACACCGCCGCCGTCGAGATCGTTGGCTGATGACCGAAGTGGCGACGACGGCGCGGCGGTCGTGGAGTATGTGGCGGATGGCGTCGACAACGGCTCGAGCCGCGCGGTCGGTATCGGTGCTCGTCCGGGGTCGCCACGACCGCAGAGGAGTGCGGGCTCTGCGGATTCGATCTCGTTGGGCATCAAAGAACCTGTCTATGAG GTGATCGAAGTAAAATCAGATGGGACAATGTACACGAAAAAGATCAATAGGAGACAACTCTTGAAGTCAAGTG GTCTTCGGCCGAGGGATGTCAGGAGTGTCGACCCATCATTATGGTTGATGAATTCAATGCCTTCTTTGCTG GTAAGGGAGCAGGCTATATTGTTGAACCTTGGTACTTTACGAGCGATTGCTATGCATGAATGTGTTCTTATATTTGATTACAACCG AAAAGGTGGCAAAGCCTTTCTGAAGTCATTGTTGCCTCGCTTGAATCCTAGAAACATGAATGTAGGTTGTGCCATGCCTTTTGCACTTGAG GTTGTTGAAGCTGCATTATTGTCTCGAATACAACGATTGGAGCAGAAATTAATGGAGGTTGAACCTCGT GTGGCTTCATTACTTGAAGTTCTGCCCAATAGATTAACAGCTGATGTGTTGGAGCAGCTTCGTCTTAGTAAACAGACCTTG GTTGAGCTAGGCTCAAAGGCGGGAGCTCTAAAACAGATGCTGCTCGATCTTCTTGAGGATCCCCATGAAATTCGCCGCATTTGTATAATGGGTCGCAACTGTACAGTTCGGCGTGGAACCAGTTACATGGAATGCTCCGTTCCATTAGACAAGCAGACCGCTGAAG aagaagaagaaattgaaaTGCTCTTGGAGAATTATCTTCAAAG ATGTGAATCCTGCCATGGTCAAGCTGAAAGACTTCTTGATTCTGCAAAAGAAATGGAAGACTCAATTGCTGTGAACTTAAG CTCCCGTCGACTAGAGGTTAGTCGAGTGGAGCTACTTCTCCAGGTTGGCGCATTCTGTGTTTCGGTTGGCGCTTTAGTAGCAG GAATATTTGGCATGAACTTGAAATCCTACCTTGAGGAGAAAGTG TGTGCATTTTGGCTGACAACGGCAGGGATAATAATCGGAGCAGTAGCCGCATTTTTCGTTGTGTATTCTTACCTGAAGTCTAGAAGAATATTTTAG
- the LOC135581231 gene encoding magnesium transporter MRS2-A, chloroplastic-like isoform X4 codes for MYTKKINRRQLLKSSGLRPRDVRSVDPSLWLMNSMPSLLVREQAILLNLGTLRAIAMHECVLIFDYNRKGGKAFLKSLLPRLNPRNMNVGCAMPFALEVVEAALLSRIQRLEQKLMEVEPRVASLLEVLPNRLTADVLEQLRLSKQTLVELGSKAGALKQMLLDLLEDPHEIRRICIMGRNCTVRRGTSYMECSVPLDKQTAEEEEEEIEMLLENYLQRCESCHGQAERLLDSAKEMEDSIAVNLSSRRLEVSRVELLLQVGAFCVSVGALVAGIFGMNLKSYLEEKVCAFWLTTAGIIIGAVAAFFVVYSYLKSRRIF; via the exons ATGTACACGAAAAAGATCAATAGGAGACAACTCTTGAAGTCAAGTG GTCTTCGGCCGAGGGATGTCAGGAGTGTCGACCCATCATTATGGTTGATGAATTCAATGCCTTCTTTGCTG GTAAGGGAGCAGGCTATATTGTTGAACCTTGGTACTTTACGAGCGATTGCTATGCATGAATGTGTTCTTATATTTGATTACAACCG AAAAGGTGGCAAAGCCTTTCTGAAGTCATTGTTGCCTCGCTTGAATCCTAGAAACATGAATGTAGGTTGTGCCATGCCTTTTGCACTTGAG GTTGTTGAAGCTGCATTATTGTCTCGAATACAACGATTGGAGCAGAAATTAATGGAGGTTGAACCTCGT GTGGCTTCATTACTTGAAGTTCTGCCCAATAGATTAACAGCTGATGTGTTGGAGCAGCTTCGTCTTAGTAAACAGACCTTG GTTGAGCTAGGCTCAAAGGCGGGAGCTCTAAAACAGATGCTGCTCGATCTTCTTGAGGATCCCCATGAAATTCGCCGCATTTGTATAATGGGTCGCAACTGTACAGTTCGGCGTGGAACCAGTTACATGGAATGCTCCGTTCCATTAGACAAGCAGACCGCTGAAG aagaagaagaagaaattgaaaTGCTCTTGGAGAATTATCTTCAAAG ATGTGAATCCTGCCATGGTCAAGCTGAAAGACTTCTTGATTCTGCAAAAGAAATGGAAGACTCAATTGCTGTGAACTTAAG CTCCCGTCGACTAGAGGTTAGTCGAGTGGAGCTACTTCTCCAGGTTGGCGCATTCTGTGTTTCGGTTGGCGCTTTAGTAGCAG GAATATTTGGCATGAACTTGAAATCCTACCTTGAGGAGAAAGTG TGTGCATTTTGGCTGACAACGGCAGGGATAATAATCGGAGCAGTAGCCGCATTTTTCGTTGTGTATTCTTACCTGAAGTCTAGAAGAATATTTTAG
- the LOC135618197 gene encoding uncharacterized protein LOC135618197, giving the protein MELFARAKVVRLRSHHDKFLVAEEEGEHVSQERDGSARGARWTVERVDGAPHALRLRSCHGRYLTATDEHFLLGVTGKKVRLTLPPRLDSSLEWEPLREGVQVKLKTRYGNFLRGNGGLPPWRNSVTHDVPHRSSTQDWILWDVHVVEILPDPPPSSSSTSPSSSPRLSNLESSSSFSSPLHKVEGRSIYYTVADDDGNVDDSIEWPHLTFNGTSVPEVTERLKEETELDDIIVCTKNPLNQHLIPLHLHLPPNNTTMRLVVVDANSKAAKKFNI; this is encoded by the exons ATGGAGTTGTTCGCCCGGGCGAAGGTGGTGCGGCTGCGGAGCCACCACGACAAGTTCctggtggcggaggaggagggggagcacGTCAGCCAGGAGCGCGACGGCAGCGCGCGCGGCGCTCGGTGGACGGTGGAGCGCGTGGACGGCGCCCCCCACGCGCTCCGTCTCCGCAGTTGCCACGGCCGCTACCTTACCGCCACCGACGAACACTTCCTCCTCGGCGTCACCGGCAAGAAGGTCCGCCTGACCCTGCCTCCCCGCCTCGACTCCTCCCTCGAGTGGGAGCCCCTCCGCGAGGGCGTCCAGGTCAAGCTCAAGACCCGCTACGGCAACTTCCTCCGCGGCAACGGCGGCCTCCCCCCCTGGCGCAACTCCGTCACCCACGACGTCCCCCACCGCTCCTCCACCCAGGACTGGATTCTTTGGGACGTCCACGTCGTCGAGATCCTGCCCGATCCGCCACCGTCCTCCTCCTCGACCTCGCCGTCGTCGTCCCCCAGATTGTCCAATCTCGAG tcgtcctcttctttctcctccccaCTGCATAAGGTGGAAGGCCGCAGCATCTACTACACTGTTGCAGATGATGATGGAAATGTGGATGACAGTATCGAGTGGCCTCATTTGACCTTTAACGGGACGAGCGTGCCTGAGGTGACAGAGAGGCTGAAGGAGGAAACAGAACTCGATGATATAATTGTGTGTACGAAGAACCCATTGAATCAgcacctgattcctcttcacctgCACTTGCCACCAAACAACACCACAATGCGGCTCGTGGTGGTAGATGCCAATTCAAAAG CGGCAAAGAAGTTCAACATTTAA
- the LOC103993958 gene encoding costars family protein gives MAMNVDEEVGRLKEEMQRLGQLQPDGSYKVKFGVLFNDDRCANIFEALVGTLRAAKKRKVVKYEGELLLQGVHDNVEITLLPPAATTTA, from the exons atggCAATGAATGTGGACGAAGAAGTAGGACGGCTCAAGGAAGAGATGCAACGATTGGGTCAGCTGCAGCCGGACGGCTCCTACAAG GTCAAATTCGGGGTCCTGTTCAACGATGATAGGTGTGCCAACATATTTGAAGCACTGGTTGGGACCCTTCGCGCAGCAAAGAAGAGAAAGGTCGTGAAATATGAAGGTGAGCTGCTGCTTCAGGGTGTTCATGACAATGTGGAGATAACACTTTTGCCGCCAGCGGCCACTACTACTGCCTGA
- the LOC135618634 gene encoding vesicle-associated membrane protein 725-like isoform X2 produces MGQKLLIYSFVARRTMILAEYAEFKGNFTRIAAQCLENLSGSNNKFSFNCDGRTFNYLVEDGYTFCVVAVESVDREIPIFFLERVKEEFNKRYGGNAATAAAKSLSREFGSKLKEHMQYCADHPEEISKMAKLQAQVLDNKETVDVLVEKAKNLYSQAQDFRLQGTTVRRNPWLQDMKIMLIVIVLGIIIALILIIVLTICLGNKC; encoded by the exons ATGGGGCAGAAGTTGCTGATCTACAGCTTCGTCGCGCGGCGGACGATGATCCTTGCGGAGTACGCGGAGTTCAAGGGGAACTTCACGAGGATCGCCGCGCAGTGCCTGGAGAATCTCTCGGGCAGCAACAACAAGTTCAGTTTCAACTGTGACGGCCGCACCTTCAATTACCTCGTCGAGGACGGATACA CATTTTGTGTAGTTGCTGTTGAGTCAGTTGACAGGGAAATTCCCATTTTCTTtctggagagggtgaaagaggagtTTAACAAAAGATATGGAGGAAATGCTGCAACAGCTGCAGCCAAGAGCCTCAGCCGTGAGTTTGG GTCCAAGCTTAAAGAGCACATGCAGTACTGTGCAGATCACCCTGAAGAGATTAGCAAGATGGCAAAGTTGCAAGCTCAG GTTCTTGACAATAAGGAGACTGTTGATGTGCTTGTTGAGAAGGCAAAAAACCTTTACTCTCAG GCACAAGATTTTAGACTGCAAGGCACAACGGTGAGGAGGAATCCGTGGCTACAGGATATGAAGATTATGCTGATTGTGATTGTCTTGGGCATAATCATTGCACTGATTCTTATCATAGTTTTGACCATATGTCTTGGCAACAAATGCTAA
- the LOC135618634 gene encoding vesicle-associated membrane protein 721-like isoform X1, whose amino-acid sequence MGQKLLIYSFVARRTMILAEYAEFKGNFTRIAAQCLENLSGSNNKFSFNCDGRTFNYLVEDGYTFCVVAVESVDREIPIFFLERVKEEFNKRYGGNAATAAAKSLSREFGSKLKEHMQYCADHPEEISKMAKLQAQVSELKSAMIEKIEKVLDNKETVDVLVEKAKNLYSQAQDFRLQGTTVRRNPWLQDMKIMLIVIVLGIIIALILIIVLTICLGNKC is encoded by the exons ATGGGGCAGAAGTTGCTGATCTACAGCTTCGTCGCGCGGCGGACGATGATCCTTGCGGAGTACGCGGAGTTCAAGGGGAACTTCACGAGGATCGCCGCGCAGTGCCTGGAGAATCTCTCGGGCAGCAACAACAAGTTCAGTTTCAACTGTGACGGCCGCACCTTCAATTACCTCGTCGAGGACGGATACA CATTTTGTGTAGTTGCTGTTGAGTCAGTTGACAGGGAAATTCCCATTTTCTTtctggagagggtgaaagaggagtTTAACAAAAGATATGGAGGAAATGCTGCAACAGCTGCAGCCAAGAGCCTCAGCCGTGAGTTTGG GTCCAAGCTTAAAGAGCACATGCAGTACTGTGCAGATCACCCTGAAGAGATTAGCAAGATGGCAAAGTTGCAAGCTCAGGTGTCTGAACTTAAAAGTGCTATGATTGAAAAAATTGAGAAG GTTCTTGACAATAAGGAGACTGTTGATGTGCTTGTTGAGAAGGCAAAAAACCTTTACTCTCAG GCACAAGATTTTAGACTGCAAGGCACAACGGTGAGGAGGAATCCGTGGCTACAGGATATGAAGATTATGCTGATTGTGATTGTCTTGGGCATAATCATTGCACTGATTCTTATCATAGTTTTGACCATATGTCTTGGCAACAAATGCTAA